The following coding sequences are from one Paenibacillus sp. FSL R5-0912 window:
- a CDS encoding carbohydrate-binding domain-containing protein — protein sequence MRKQKITGKLLITVLVLMSVLAPGGRILSAGPPAALTAVQEMKSPAVLSLPAAESSYDRTVTEDTYQPPTLLWQVGEQDNSSAEFTVFQDVYSENITLPANPMSWNTLSKGMKADHNGTMNLTFNLTEIPLYGVEFSFKVIDASTAIPQLAVFANGSFSGLIQITGLNDGETPLTRTWKQTYKLYIPKEQLKIGQNELKLTVDRGLYADPQSPGYDGDRYLWFEWDYFRLDALEEQAAEPIHGRYIHLGSTIAASTFRYDENAIRHLAPMTKWLGIAYSGNWMRTSFWSDTSAGWDPLGRTYLETLRDLNLEPMVNIIGGNWKSNSELAAGTISSALRSYYAGFVSKFGDLYQYAETGNEPGLFGWAQKAVLALHELMDEERQTNSQPYLKIVAPGWAYWPYNGIPDGWERDASQRAAIEALSDVTNGHSYGGTGVQPLPGGSLYENLRVYGEADEGFGKEMAMSETGSNDNHSDNTKYGTYAYRFASAFDRELRGDIGYVDHIMQHAAFFNDGTEFGLFDSAINWNTHRYEDTAAVPANINESGETRLKTFRRLAAAYATHGSPLSYEVLNAAALTGQKAYFRAVDTSALGVTAIGASSDKILLNFVNFEKSPVTMQVRVAMPSSGTYTGERFGAGDTYAEAHSKVQLTATPYIMQTVTLEAGETVQYILDEKENTLPSAPASPAAVAVSHEQIKLTWNASSDNDAVVSYNVYRDGGAVPVINVPGRLTFWSDYTVNPQTTYSYTVQAVDDSGNVSPLSTAVSATTPVMPVTPHVTGDPAKFEAEATSFTLPLKTSNNSSASGGKVVEQTHGGGLAIQGFYSANGGSYTLTIAYASNQESKKNILVNGVKQSTVTLPSTGSWTANITARQYGITLQAGYNTISFTSAGNGANIDYFRLEEGLYVPVSAWYPVAHNHTYIDYTGFETAPNGVSHVTYGTDALAGFSFNGTGVRWRSDIKSDMGSADVYVDGEYMETIVIPQAGLEGDHKIVYELTGLEYGLHRIEISGTQGKVMVSGLEFQSYESVLPAPGPDLTVTDIGWDIVNSDGSPSAHSTPQLGDSLIFWAKVKNIGVRPTPLNTSTGVGQITGGAFSVNGGVVSWSDTNTSVIQPGEEITLTANSSAQGTPRWTVPTIGSFTISFFVNDIWRYVEMNKENNKLSEALLISLP from the coding sequence CCCACGCTGCTCTGGCAGGTTGGGGAGCAGGATAACAGCTCGGCAGAATTTACGGTATTTCAAGATGTGTACAGTGAGAATATTACCCTCCCCGCAAATCCCATGAGCTGGAATACCCTCTCCAAGGGCATGAAAGCAGACCACAACGGTACCATGAATCTCACCTTTAATTTAACCGAAATCCCTCTCTACGGCGTGGAGTTCAGCTTCAAGGTTATAGATGCAAGCACCGCTATTCCGCAGCTGGCCGTATTCGCAAACGGCAGCTTCAGCGGGCTTATTCAGATTACCGGCTTGAATGATGGAGAGACTCCGCTTACGCGCACATGGAAGCAGACCTATAAGCTCTACATTCCCAAAGAACAGCTGAAGATAGGGCAGAATGAGCTTAAGCTCACCGTTGACCGGGGGTTATACGCAGATCCGCAGTCTCCCGGTTATGACGGGGACAGGTATCTGTGGTTTGAGTGGGATTATTTCAGGCTGGATGCGCTGGAGGAGCAGGCCGCCGAGCCTATACACGGGCGGTATATTCATCTGGGAAGCACAATTGCCGCATCCACCTTCAGGTATGACGAGAATGCAATCCGCCATCTGGCGCCAATGACCAAGTGGTTGGGCATAGCCTACAGCGGCAACTGGATGCGCACCTCCTTCTGGTCCGATACCAGCGCAGGCTGGGACCCGCTGGGGCGGACTTATCTGGAGACGCTGCGCGATCTTAATCTGGAGCCGATGGTCAATATCATCGGCGGGAACTGGAAGAGCAATAGTGAACTGGCCGCCGGAACCATCAGCTCAGCGCTGCGGAGCTATTATGCCGGGTTCGTCAGCAAATTCGGCGATCTGTACCAGTATGCGGAAACGGGCAATGAGCCGGGATTATTCGGCTGGGCACAGAAGGCGGTGCTTGCGCTTCATGAGCTGATGGATGAGGAAAGGCAGACCAATAGCCAGCCGTACCTGAAGATTGTTGCCCCCGGCTGGGCGTACTGGCCGTATAACGGAATTCCCGACGGCTGGGAGCGGGATGCCAGCCAGCGGGCAGCGATTGAAGCGCTGTCGGATGTGACCAACGGCCACAGCTATGGCGGCACCGGGGTTCAACCCTTGCCGGGCGGAAGCCTGTATGAGAATTTGCGTGTTTATGGCGAAGCGGATGAGGGTTTTGGCAAAGAAATGGCGATGAGTGAGACCGGCAGCAATGACAATCATTCCGACAATACGAAATATGGAACGTATGCGTACAGGTTCGCCTCAGCTTTTGACCGGGAGCTGCGGGGGGATATCGGCTATGTAGATCATATTATGCAGCACGCCGCCTTCTTCAATGACGGGACGGAGTTTGGGCTGTTCGATTCCGCGATTAACTGGAATACGCACCGCTATGAGGATACGGCAGCAGTGCCGGCCAATATCAATGAATCCGGGGAGACCCGGCTGAAGACGTTCCGCAGACTGGCCGCCGCTTATGCGACCCATGGAAGCCCGCTCAGCTACGAAGTTCTCAATGCGGCTGCATTAACCGGGCAAAAGGCTTATTTCCGCGCAGTGGATACCTCGGCGCTGGGGGTTACAGCCATAGGCGCTTCGTCCGATAAAATTCTGCTGAACTTCGTCAACTTTGAGAAATCGCCGGTAACCATGCAGGTACGGGTTGCGATGCCGTCCAGCGGAACGTATACGGGGGAACGCTTCGGTGCAGGAGATACCTATGCTGAAGCACATTCGAAGGTCCAGCTAACAGCAACGCCTTATATTATGCAAACGGTTACATTAGAGGCGGGCGAAACTGTCCAGTATATTCTGGATGAGAAGGAGAACACCCTGCCATCTGCTCCGGCCAGTCCGGCGGCAGTAGCAGTAAGTCATGAACAAATCAAGCTAACCTGGAATGCCTCCTCGGACAACGATGCGGTAGTCAGCTATAATGTGTACCGTGACGGCGGAGCGGTCCCGGTAATCAATGTTCCTGGACGCCTTACCTTCTGGAGTGACTATACCGTTAACCCCCAGACCACTTATAGCTACACGGTTCAAGCGGTGGATGACTCCGGCAATGTATCGCCGCTCAGCACGGCTGTATCCGCCACCACACCGGTAATGCCGGTTACGCCGCATGTCACGGGAGATCCGGCCAAATTCGAGGCGGAAGCTACCTCCTTTACCCTGCCGCTGAAGACCAGCAATAACAGCAGCGCCTCGGGAGGGAAGGTGGTCGAGCAGACACATGGCGGGGGACTCGCCATTCAGGGCTTCTATTCCGCGAACGGCGGCAGCTACACCTTAACTATTGCATACGCTTCCAATCAGGAATCGAAGAAGAATATTCTCGTTAACGGAGTGAAACAGTCCACAGTTACGCTGCCCTCAACAGGAAGCTGGACTGCCAATATAACCGCACGGCAGTATGGGATTACACTCCAGGCAGGCTATAACACAATCAGCTTCACCTCGGCAGGGAACGGGGCCAATATCGATTATTTCAGGCTGGAAGAGGGGCTGTATGTTCCGGTCTCCGCGTGGTACCCTGTTGCGCATAATCATACTTACATCGACTATACCGGGTTCGAGACCGCGCCGAATGGGGTCTCCCATGTGACCTATGGAACGGATGCTTTGGCAGGGTTTAGCTTTAACGGCACCGGCGTCCGCTGGAGATCGGATATCAAAAGCGATATGGGCAGTGCTGACGTCTATGTCGACGGCGAATATATGGAGACGATAGTGATTCCGCAGGCCGGACTTGAGGGGGATCATAAAATCGTCTATGAGCTGACGGGCCTGGAGTATGGTCTGCACCGGATTGAAATTTCAGGCACTCAGGGAAAAGTCATGGTGAGCGGACTGGAGTTCCAGAGCTATGAATCGGTATTGCCGGCTCCGGGGCCGGATCTGACCGTGACGGATATCGGCTGGGATATCGTGAACAGCGACGGCAGCCCTTCGGCGCACAGCACTCCGCAGCTGGGGGATTCGCTGATTTTCTGGGCCAAAGTGAAGAACATTGGCGTCCGCCCTACACCGCTGAACACATCAACCGGAGTCGGACAGATCACCGGCGGCGCCTTCTCGGTGAATGGCGGGGTTGTATCCTGGTCGGACACGAACACCAGCGTGATCCAGCCGGGCGAAGAGATCACATTAACAGCCAACAGCAGCGCCCAGGGAACGCCCCGCTGGACAGTGCCGACCATTGGCAGCTTCACCATCAGCTTCTTTGTGAATGATATCTGGCGGTATGTCGAGATGAACAAGGAGAATAACAAATTAAGTGAGGCCCTGCTCATCAGTCTGCCCTGA
- a CDS encoding glycoside hydrolase family 3 protein has protein sequence MQRPLSKEEQDWVERTLEAMSLRELIGQTMQDHAGRLPFKGDDEAALRGYLAQYPVGSFFIGGEVIQKAAGKAEDYRDWTVMLQRISKFPLLFSGDLEFGAGSAVKSLTAFPPLLALAAADDEALAYEYGKYTALEGRAAGFTWALAPGVDLLLNWMNPVITTRCLGDDAGRAARLSAAVMRGMQDYGIAACAKHFPGDGVDYRDQHIITTINSLSEEEWFSTYGHVAQRIIDQGVMSYMTGHISLPWIEDEDAAVKPVPATVSEHITTELLRERMGFDGVVLSDALDMGGFLAWGDYEKRMIDCFNCGTDVLLWPGVRYFAVMDQAVADGRVSRERLKASVRRILEMKARLGMQFTGAAGEDGLALPLLEDKLPPGLDRQVRQFSRALAGRCITLVRNRTGQLPLNPQTVRRVLVIMLNKVTEGRKYERMNLFVEQLKARGLQVDILDEFEPLTTLRQWELSGVAWDAAFAPYFLPLHGMMNTARPVGEAAKAIWAMQHAETIKPVGISFASPYLLQDIPFLDTLVNAYSLHEDTVELTVKALFGEIPFQGNSPVKADFEDYHGSRRLRTF, from the coding sequence ATGCAGAGGCCGCTAAGCAAGGAAGAGCAGGACTGGGTAGAGCGCACGCTGGAGGCTATGAGCTTGCGGGAGCTCATCGGGCAAACTATGCAGGATCATGCAGGCAGACTGCCGTTCAAGGGGGATGACGAGGCCGCTCTTCGCGGGTATCTGGCACAATATCCGGTGGGCAGCTTCTTTATCGGCGGAGAGGTCATTCAGAAGGCTGCGGGTAAAGCGGAGGATTACCGGGACTGGACCGTGATGCTGCAGAGAATCAGCAAGTTCCCGCTGCTGTTCTCCGGTGATCTGGAATTCGGGGCCGGCTCTGCAGTCAAAAGCCTCACAGCCTTCCCGCCCCTTCTTGCCCTTGCTGCAGCCGATGATGAAGCGCTGGCTTATGAATACGGTAAATATACAGCGTTGGAAGGCCGGGCAGCCGGTTTCACCTGGGCGCTGGCACCGGGGGTTGATCTTCTGCTGAACTGGATGAATCCCGTCATTACTACCCGCTGTCTCGGGGATGATGCCGGGCGGGCGGCACGCCTGTCTGCAGCCGTCATGCGCGGGATGCAGGATTATGGCATCGCGGCTTGCGCCAAGCATTTTCCCGGAGACGGGGTGGATTACAGGGATCAGCATATCATTACTACGATTAACAGCTTATCTGAAGAGGAATGGTTCTCCACTTATGGACATGTGGCTCAGAGAATCATCGATCAGGGGGTGATGTCCTATATGACCGGCCATATTTCCCTTCCCTGGATTGAAGACGAGGATGCTGCCGTGAAGCCTGTGCCTGCAACCGTATCGGAGCATATCACTACGGAGCTGCTCCGGGAACGAATGGGCTTCGATGGGGTGGTGCTGTCGGATGCGCTGGATATGGGCGGGTTTCTGGCCTGGGGAGATTATGAGAAGCGTATGATCGATTGTTTCAATTGCGGCACGGATGTGCTGCTCTGGCCGGGCGTGAGATATTTTGCGGTGATGGATCAGGCGGTGGCAGACGGGCGGGTAAGCCGGGAACGGCTGAAGGCCAGCGTCCGGCGGATTCTGGAGATGAAGGCCCGGCTTGGAATGCAGTTTACCGGCGCTGCGGGAGAAGACGGGCTGGCATTGCCGCTGCTGGAGGATAAGCTGCCGCCCGGGCTGGACCGGCAGGTTAGACAATTCAGCCGGGCGCTGGCCGGGCGCTGCATTACGCTGGTCCGCAACCGGACCGGCCAGCTGCCTCTGAATCCGCAGACAGTGCGCCGAGTGCTGGTGATCATGCTGAACAAGGTGACGGAGGGGCGCAAATATGAGCGGATGAATCTTTTCGTTGAACAGCTTAAGGCAAGAGGGCTGCAGGTCGATATCCTCGATGAATTCGAACCGCTAACTACACTGCGGCAATGGGAGCTGTCCGGGGTGGCCTGGGACGCTGCTTTTGCCCCTTATTTCCTGCCGCTGCACGGCATGATGAATACGGCCCGTCCGGTAGGTGAAGCGGCCAAAGCCATCTGGGCCATGCAGCATGCAGAGACGATCAAGCCGGTCGGCATTTCATTTGCGTCGCCGTATTTGCTGCAGGATATTCCATTCCTCGATACGCTGGTGAATGCTTATTCGCTGCATGAGGATACGGTAGAGCTTACGGTCAAAGCGCTGTTTGGCGAAATTCCGTTTCAGGGCAACTCTCCGGTCAAAGCGGATTTCGAGGATTATCACGGTTCAAGGAGGCTTCGGACGTTTTGA
- a CDS encoding glycoside hydrolase family 88 protein produces MNTKQELEEKLDLIFKYMSSVRHQGNWGMDIHHWDWVPGVGVISLMAYGTATGADKVIDYLLLWVNRNKRKAEGVRVINSLAPYALFPGLYRLTGDTWFLSRSQEIASWMLETAPRTREGALEHTVTEAVDFPEQVWADTVYMAVLFLARLTGLTGDRGLAEAALQQTLLHLRLLQDPVTGLLFHGWNCRDGSHMSAARWARANAWVTLAVPEIAAETRHTVAVPEELYSRYRTLASALRQVQGENGLWHTVLDRPDYYQETSASAGIACGFLKAVKGGLLDDSYLESAGKALEGILPLIREDGEVQGVSGGTPVMPSIEAYNAIERYPALYGQGLVMQLLTEALNHQHPQHLPQAVPLNSEGKGGR; encoded by the coding sequence TTGAATACAAAACAGGAGTTAGAAGAGAAGCTGGATCTTATCTTCAAATATATGAGTTCCGTCCGGCATCAGGGCAATTGGGGGATGGATATTCATCACTGGGACTGGGTGCCCGGCGTTGGTGTAATCTCCTTGATGGCATACGGAACTGCCACCGGCGCAGACAAGGTAATTGATTATCTGCTGCTCTGGGTGAACCGGAATAAGCGTAAGGCAGAGGGGGTTCGGGTCATCAACTCCCTGGCTCCATATGCTCTGTTTCCTGGGCTGTACCGGCTGACCGGGGACACCTGGTTTCTAAGCAGGTCTCAGGAAATTGCCTCTTGGATGCTGGAGACTGCGCCGCGAACCCGGGAAGGGGCGCTGGAGCATACTGTGACGGAGGCTGTAGACTTCCCGGAGCAGGTGTGGGCGGATACGGTGTATATGGCCGTGCTGTTCCTGGCACGGCTTACCGGGCTGACCGGCGACCGCGGGCTTGCAGAGGCCGCCCTGCAGCAGACCCTGCTGCATCTGCGCCTGCTGCAGGACCCGGTGACGGGACTGTTGTTCCACGGCTGGAACTGCCGGGACGGCAGCCATATGTCGGCTGCCCGCTGGGCCCGGGCCAACGCCTGGGTTACGCTGGCCGTTCCGGAGATTGCGGCGGAGACCCGGCACACCGTTGCCGTTCCGGAAGAACTCTACAGCCGCTACCGTACGCTCGCCTCCGCCCTGCGGCAGGTTCAGGGAGAGAATGGACTCTGGCATACTGTGCTCGACAGGCCGGATTATTACCAGGAGACGTCGGCCAGCGCGGGCATCGCCTGCGGTTTCCTCAAGGCGGTTAAGGGCGGCCTGCTGGATGATTCTTATCTGGAGAGTGCCGGAAAGGCGCTTGAAGGAATCCTGCCGCTTATCCGTGAAGACGGCGAGGTGCAGGGAGTCTCGGGAGGCACCCCGGTAATGCCTTCAATAGAAGCGTACAACGCCATTGAGAGGTATCCGGCGCTGTACGGTCAGGGACTGGTGATGCAGCTGTTGACAGAGGCGCTGAATCACCAGCACCCGCAACACCTGCCGCAGGCGGTTCCGCTGAACTCTGAAGGTAAGGGAGGAAGATGA
- the hflX gene encoding GTPase HflX: MESIQQKAVIVGVQLQNDNNFDYAMEELRNLAAACDIEVVAELSQKSSRVNPSHYIGTGKIQELALLMEQHDAPIVIFNDELSPSQIRNLESTLDHEVIDRTILILNIFAQRAKTKEAQLQVEVAQLQYMLPRLTGLRESLGRQGGGGGTGLKNRGAGETKLELDRRRIEERISVLQTELQAQVSRRQIQRKQRHKNEVPVVCLVGYTNTGKSSLMNTLVETYHPGSGKGVFAKDMLFATLETSVRSIELPDHKTFLLTDTVGFVSQLPHHLVKAFRSTLEEVTEADLLIHVVDISDAQHEQHMAVTDETLKALGADGIPTLYAYNKADLTDQPYPQVQENSVTLSALKNRGIPELTALIRSRIFTDYIQCEILVPFDRGSIVSYFNEHADVQSVSYEEQGTRLKLECRAADYERFRSDFVELSQ; the protein is encoded by the coding sequence ATGGAATCCATACAACAAAAAGCAGTCATCGTCGGTGTACAGCTGCAGAATGACAATAACTTCGATTACGCCATGGAGGAGCTGCGCAATCTGGCAGCTGCCTGTGATATTGAGGTCGTGGCTGAGCTCAGCCAGAAGTCCAGCCGGGTGAACCCCTCGCATTATATTGGAACCGGCAAAATCCAGGAGCTGGCACTGCTGATGGAGCAGCATGATGCGCCTATCGTTATTTTCAATGACGAGCTGTCGCCGTCCCAGATCCGTAATCTGGAATCAACGCTTGACCATGAGGTCATTGACCGGACGATTCTGATTCTGAACATCTTCGCGCAGCGGGCCAAAACCAAGGAAGCCCAGCTGCAGGTGGAAGTAGCACAGCTCCAGTACATGCTTCCCCGCCTGACGGGCTTGCGCGAATCTCTGGGCAGACAAGGCGGCGGAGGCGGGACCGGCCTGAAGAACAGAGGGGCCGGGGAGACGAAGCTGGAGCTGGACCGCAGAAGAATTGAGGAGCGCATCTCCGTCCTCCAGACAGAGCTGCAAGCACAGGTCTCAAGGCGCCAGATTCAGCGTAAGCAGCGCCACAAGAATGAGGTGCCTGTCGTTTGTCTCGTGGGCTACACCAATACCGGCAAGTCTAGCTTAATGAATACGCTGGTGGAGACCTATCATCCCGGCTCGGGCAAAGGGGTCTTCGCCAAGGATATGCTGTTCGCCACTCTCGAAACATCGGTGCGCAGTATCGAACTGCCCGATCACAAAACCTTCCTGCTGACAGATACCGTCGGGTTCGTCAGCCAGCTGCCCCATCATCTGGTCAAGGCCTTCCGCTCGACACTGGAAGAGGTCACGGAAGCGGATCTGCTGATCCATGTGGTCGACATTTCCGATGCGCAGCATGAGCAGCATATGGCTGTAACGGATGAGACCCTGAAGGCGCTGGGCGCTGACGGCATTCCCACCCTGTATGCTTACAACAAAGCCGATCTGACGGACCAGCCTTATCCGCAGGTCCAGGAGAATTCTGTAACGCTCTCTGCGCTGAAGAACCGCGGAATTCCCGAGCTTACGGCGCTGATCCGCAGCCGGATCTTTACTGATTATATTCAGTGTGAGATTCTGGTCCCGTTCGACCGGGGCAGCATTGTTTCTTACTTCAATGAGCATGCCGATGTGCAATCCGTCAGCTATGAAGAGCAGGGCACACGTCTTAAGCTGGAGTGCCGGGCCGCTGATTATGAGCGGTTCCGGAGTGATTTTGTTGAGCTTTCGCAATAG
- a CDS encoding DEAD/DEAH box helicase has product MNTMMRNITVQLALSQYGDALIYGVDDRDDYIPGVQLKQKLFAWHEESFYGTELTTSKADEVELVVLPAEQVIPFFASLRLLRHVGWSWQGDAQLLKRLAPLLAGMLDNKQYAPSFSAYREGQLRWAWEEKLLAEAAEGNWDDAAALHSLQDRSGFAEGLQTAFSAAVFQRYYGTDAEAGDLRSEFPLLFSASRSSAAGMDEDSWLMSIGWKADTAPFRPVLQLLEPDEELPHWRLQLLLQDKRDESALVPLRLTGDGEPHGLWPASWTPHVHERAAGWLSRLRDSLPEHIGRGADVLAEPLSDAVAWRFLTADSRLLLEAGWQVLLPAWWEAASRRKPRLRAKISSGTAEGRGQSLFGLDALVDFDWRISIGDADLSEAEFADLVARGERLVQFRGKWIPLDPALLAQIQRAMAGMDKSRGLSFQDVLQLHLLNSGADADAEEAEAQRAEEEAARVRLEVELNEHLVGIIGQLGQRSQWPKPEVPAGLHAELRSYQHEGYAWLVFLRRFGLGACLADDMGLGKTVQLISYLLHLKEQEAEAEASGAPVARRQTEPAGWPSLIICPTSVLGNWQKELQRFAPSLNVMLHYGSRRLDAGYFYGAASQADVVLTSYATAALDQELLKQFTWAAVCLDEAQNIKNAGTKQSAAVRSFPALHRIALTGTPIENRLSELWSIYDFITPGYLGSPKGFQDRFANAIEKERNAEKTADLQRLVKPFMLRRKKKDPAIQLDLPDKNEMKTYINLTAEQAALYDQNVNSLLERMQKLEGIERKGAILAALTSLKQLCDHPMLLTKEALPEPEAGDVLDTSALIERSAKLERLLAMVRELREENERCLIFTQYVGMGKMLQAVLQQELQEPVLYLNGSTPKSTRDRMIERFQAPALPASEADAASGYQPSDQPNVFILSLKAGGVGLNLTAANHVFHFDRWWNPAVENQATDRAYRMGQTRDVQVHKFISLGTLEEKIDEMLESKQQLSDDVISGSEGWITELSTDALKDLFTLRREWVG; this is encoded by the coding sequence ATGAACACAATGATGCGCAATATTACGGTCCAGCTCGCCTTAAGCCAATATGGCGACGCGCTGATCTACGGTGTAGATGACCGGGATGATTATATACCCGGCGTCCAGTTGAAGCAGAAGCTGTTCGCCTGGCATGAAGAATCCTTCTATGGAACGGAGCTTACTACTTCGAAGGCGGATGAAGTCGAGCTCGTGGTGCTTCCTGCCGAGCAGGTGATTCCGTTCTTCGCCAGCCTGCGGCTGCTCCGGCATGTCGGCTGGAGCTGGCAGGGTGATGCCCAGCTCTTGAAGCGGCTGGCCCCGCTGCTGGCAGGAATGCTGGATAACAAGCAGTATGCGCCCAGCTTCTCCGCCTACCGGGAAGGCCAGCTCCGCTGGGCCTGGGAGGAGAAGCTGCTGGCTGAAGCCGCCGAAGGCAACTGGGACGATGCGGCGGCGCTGCACAGTCTCCAGGACCGCAGCGGGTTCGCAGAAGGTCTGCAGACCGCCTTCTCTGCGGCGGTCTTCCAGCGCTATTACGGCACCGATGCGGAAGCCGGTGACCTGCGCAGTGAGTTCCCGCTGCTGTTCAGCGCTAGCCGCAGCAGTGCGGCCGGGATGGACGAAGACAGCTGGCTGATGTCCATCGGCTGGAAGGCAGACACCGCGCCGTTCCGGCCGGTGCTGCAGCTGCTTGAACCGGACGAAGAGCTGCCGCACTGGCGGCTCCAGCTGCTCCTGCAGGACAAGCGCGACGAGTCCGCGCTTGTGCCGCTGCGGCTCACCGGGGACGGCGAGCCGCATGGCCTGTGGCCCGCATCGTGGACGCCTCACGTCCACGAGCGCGCGGCCGGGTGGCTGTCGCGGCTGCGTGACAGCCTTCCGGAGCACATCGGGCGCGGCGCCGATGTGCTGGCTGAACCGCTTAGCGACGCGGTCGCGTGGCGGTTCCTCACGGCCGACAGCCGGCTCCTGCTGGAGGCCGGCTGGCAGGTGCTGCTGCCGGCGTGGTGGGAAGCCGCCAGCCGCAGGAAGCCGCGCCTGCGCGCGAAGATCAGCTCCGGCACCGCCGAGGGCCGCGGGCAGTCGCTGTTCGGCCTCGATGCGCTCGTCGACTTCGACTGGCGCATCTCCATCGGCGACGCCGACCTGTCCGAGGCGGAGTTCGCCGACCTCGTCGCGCGCGGGGAACGCCTCGTCCAGTTCCGCGGCAAGTGGATTCCGCTGGACCCTGCGCTGCTGGCGCAGATTCAGCGGGCCATGGCCGGAATGGACAAGTCACGCGGCTTGTCCTTCCAGGATGTGCTGCAGCTGCACCTGCTGAACAGCGGTGCGGACGCTGACGCGGAGGAGGCCGAAGCGCAGCGCGCCGAGGAAGAAGCAGCCCGCGTCCGGCTGGAGGTCGAGCTGAACGAGCATCTGGTCGGAATCATCGGCCAGCTTGGACAGCGCAGCCAGTGGCCGAAGCCGGAGGTTCCCGCCGGCCTCCATGCCGAGCTTCGCAGCTACCAGCATGAAGGCTATGCCTGGCTGGTGTTCCTGCGCCGCTTCGGCCTTGGCGCTTGCCTGGCCGATGATATGGGCCTCGGCAAGACGGTGCAGCTGATCTCCTACCTGCTCCACTTGAAGGAGCAGGAGGCGGAAGCGGAAGCTTCGGGCGCACCGGTAGCCCGGCGGCAGACAGAGCCGGCCGGCTGGCCTTCGCTGATCATCTGCCCGACCTCCGTGCTCGGCAACTGGCAGAAGGAGCTGCAGCGTTTCGCCCCTTCCCTGAACGTGATGCTTCATTATGGAAGCAGACGGCTGGATGCCGGATATTTCTACGGCGCTGCTTCGCAGGCCGATGTGGTCCTCACTTCCTATGCTACCGCCGCGCTGGACCAGGAGCTGCTGAAGCAGTTCACCTGGGCGGCCGTCTGCCTTGATGAAGCGCAGAATATCAAGAACGCCGGAACGAAGCAATCCGCCGCAGTGCGCAGCTTCCCGGCCCTGCACCGGATTGCCCTGACCGGAACGCCAATTGAGAACAGGCTGTCCGAGCTGTGGTCAATCTACGATTTCATCACACCGGGTTATCTCGGCAGTCCGAAAGGGTTCCAGGACCGGTTCGCTAACGCCATCGAGAAGGAGCGGAATGCCGAAAAAACCGCAGACTTGCAGCGGCTGGTCAAGCCGTTCATGCTGCGCCGCAAGAAGAAGGATCCGGCCATTCAGCTCGATCTTCCGGATAAGAATGAAATGAAAACCTACATTAATCTGACAGCAGAGCAAGCGGCGCTCTACGACCAGAACGTGAACAGCCTGCTCGAACGGATGCAGAAGCTGGAGGGTATTGAACGCAAGGGAGCCATTCTGGCCGCCTTGACCAGCCTTAAGCAGCTATGCGACCATCCAATGCTGCTGACCAAAGAGGCGCTGCCCGAGCCGGAGGCCGGAGACGTTCTGGACACCAGCGCCTTGATTGAACGGTCTGCGAAGCTGGAACGGTTGCTGGCCATGGTCCGCGAGCTGCGCGAAGAGAATGAGCGCTGCCTGATCTTCACCCAGTATGTCGGCATGGGCAAGATGCTGCAGGCAGTGCTCCAGCAGGAGCTGCAGGAACCGGTGCTGTATCTGAACGGCAGCACCCCGAAGAGCACCCGTGACCGCATGATTGAGCGGTTCCAGGCCCCCGCACTGCCTGCCAGTGAAGCCGATGCCGCGTCCGGGTACCAGCCGTCCGATCAGCCGAATGTATTTATCCTCTCGCTCAAAGCGGGCGGTGTCGGTCTCAATCTGACCGCCGCCAATCATGTCTTTCACTTCGACCGCTGGTGGAATCCGGCGGTGGAGAACCAGGCCACTGACCGTGCCTACCGCATGGGCCAGACCCGGGACGTGCAGGTGCATAAGTTCATCTCGCTCGGCACACTGGAGGAGAAGATTGACGAGATGCTGGAGAGCAAGCAACAGCTCAGCGACGATGTGATCTCCGGCTCCGAGGGCTGGATCACCGAACTGTCTACGGACGCGCTGAAGGATCTGTTTACGCTGCGGAGGGAATGGGTCGGTTAA